From Arcobacter lacus, the proteins below share one genomic window:
- a CDS encoding response regulator transcription factor, with protein MSRNEFKNIKVLFVEDEENIRVNAISYLKRLFEEVYEAKDAFEAFEIINSKKPHIIITDINMPKINGLEMIRKIRENDIYTKIIVLSAHTKTDYLLEAIELKLEKYLVKPIRHETIFPILSDCVNKIKNSKNIKYFSKDCYFDISNKILYKNENIEKLSIKEVDLLSLLCENSDRLVDYDTIQSIVWNDDFMSEGALRTVARKLRKKLPKDCLYNFSKIGYKITTV; from the coding sequence ATGAGTAGAAATGAGTTTAAAAATATAAAAGTATTATTCGTAGAAGATGAAGAAAATATAAGAGTAAATGCTATTTCTTATTTAAAAAGATTATTTGAAGAAGTGTACGAAGCAAAAGATGCTTTTGAAGCCTTTGAAATAATTAATAGTAAAAAACCACATATTATAATAACAGATATAAATATGCCTAAAATAAATGGCTTAGAGATGATAAGAAAAATTAGAGAAAATGATATTTATACTAAAATTATAGTTTTAAGTGCTCATACTAAAACAGATTATTTATTAGAAGCAATTGAATTAAAACTTGAAAAATATTTGGTAAAACCTATTCGTCATGAAACAATATTTCCCATATTAAGTGATTGTGTAAATAAAATAAAAAATAGCAAAAATATAAAATATTTTTCAAAAGATTGTTATTTTGATATTTCAAATAAAATTTTATATAAAAATGAAAATATAGAAAAATTATCAATAAAAGAAGTTGATTTATTATCCCTTCTTTGCGAAAATAGCGATAGATTAGTCGATTATGATACTATACAATCTATTGTTTGGAATGATGATTTTATGAGCGAAGGGGCTTTAAGAACAGTAGCAAGAAAACTA
- a CDS encoding sensor histidine kinase — MKSLIFFILFFSNLYAHNFGYFIKDYISEDDINFKELKYEDYQNVILDEFTIKFELDFEKLENKTYYLTIVSDKDSLIYTNVKYEIINNIIVVKLDKFQEKEIFFKYKYDNPKIAQFRWNYINSFEYKYLLKYEGILYGVAYGIIFCAFLYYLIIFFSTKMKCFLYYSLMQIFVLLSLIGFMYFSYQAYPTSIPQALVDTAETLSFLFTLLFAQAILKTKEKMPKIHIFLNIFVILNILDLIAILIYKYSILYIYIPFHIGFLIPTIVGTIAIIKGDKNAIVYTIGWFVVCIFIYAAEHYLIPISGIYTVHIGAPLESLIFSFALGYMLKNLAKEKNEKEKLLIHQNKLASMGEMINNIAHQWRQPLTHLGFINMNFQLALEDKKIDIKYLNEKIKESNSQLDFMSKTIDNFKDFYKINKQKEIFYLSEAIKKAIEIMLPIFDSLNINFQFEIKEDKQINAYENEYSQVILNLLTNAKDAIISNNIKHPEIKITLEVKNNTSITTIFDNAGGIEKKYLDLIFDPYFTTKEKGTGIGLYMSKMIIESHFKGKINVLNKEKGAIFSIEI; from the coding sequence ATGAAATCACTTATATTTTTTATTCTATTTTTTTCAAATCTTTATGCACACAATTTTGGCTATTTTATAAAAGATTATATTTCTGAAGATGATATAAATTTTAAAGAACTAAAATATGAAGATTATCAAAATGTGATTTTAGATGAATTCACAATTAAGTTTGAATTAGATTTTGAAAAACTCGAAAATAAAACTTACTATTTAACAATTGTTTCAGATAAGGATAGCTTAATTTATACAAATGTTAAATATGAAATTATAAATAATATAATAGTTGTAAAACTTGATAAATTTCAAGAAAAAGAGATATTTTTTAAATACAAATATGATAATCCAAAAATTGCACAATTTAGATGGAATTATATAAATAGTTTTGAATATAAATATTTATTAAAATATGAAGGTATATTGTATGGAGTTGCTTATGGAATAATATTTTGTGCTTTTCTGTACTATTTAATCATATTTTTTTCAACTAAAATGAAATGTTTTTTATACTATTCTTTAATGCAAATTTTTGTTCTTTTATCTCTTATTGGATTTATGTACTTTAGTTATCAAGCATACCCCACATCAATTCCCCAAGCTTTAGTTGATACAGCAGAAACTCTTAGTTTTTTATTTACTCTTTTGTTTGCACAAGCTATTTTAAAAACTAAAGAGAAGATGCCTAAAATTCATATTTTTTTAAATATTTTTGTAATACTTAATATTTTAGACTTAATAGCAATTTTAATATATAAATATTCTATTTTATATATTTATATACCTTTTCACATAGGGTTTTTAATTCCAACTATTGTAGGAACAATTGCCATAATAAAAGGAGATAAAAATGCAATAGTTTATACTATTGGTTGGTTTGTTGTTTGCATTTTTATTTATGCAGCCGAACACTATTTAATTCCAATTAGTGGAATTTATACTGTACATATTGGAGCACCGTTAGAATCTTTAATTTTTAGTTTTGCTCTGGGATATATGTTAAAAAATTTAGCAAAAGAAAAAAATGAAAAAGAAAAACTTTTAATTCATCAAAATAAACTAGCTTCAATGGGAGAAATGATAAATAACATTGCTCATCAATGGAGACAACCATTAACTCATTTAGGTTTTATAAATATGAATTTTCAATTAGCACTAGAAGATAAAAAAATAGATATAAAATACTTAAACGAAAAAATAAAAGAATCAAATTCTCAATTGGATTTTATGTCAAAAACAATTGATAATTTTAAGGATTTTTATAAAATAAACAAACAAAAAGAGATTTTTTATCTGAGTGAAGCTATAAAAAAAGCTATTGAAATAATGTTACCAATATTCGACAGTTTAAATATAAATTTTCAATTTGAGATTAAGGAAGACAAACAAATAAATGCTTATGAAAATGAGTATTCTCAAGTAATATTAAATCTTTTAACAAATGCAAAAGATGCGATTATTTCAAATAATATAAAACATCCCGAAATAAAGATTACCCTTGAAGTAAAAAACAATACATCTATCACAACTATTTTTGATAATGCAGGAGGAATAGAAAAAAAGTATTTAGATTTAATATTTGATCCATATTTTACAACAAAAGAAAAAGGAACAGGAATTGGACTTTACATGTCAAAAATGATTATAGAATCTCACTTTAAAGGGAAAATAAATGTATTAAATAAAGAAAAAGGAGCAATTTTTTCTATTGAAATATGA